The Nostoc sp. 'Lobaria pulmonaria (5183) cyanobiont' DNA window CAAAAAAGATCCATAGGTTGACTGTTACTATCCAATGGAGGCGCTTGACGGGAAAAGGTTCCCTTGTTTACATCCCAGACCACACTGTCATAGGGAGTATTTAACCGATTGGGGTCGTTACCTGAGCCACAGAAAAAGAATATCTTACCAGTACGAAGTAAAGCGGCATGTATGGGTAGGATTGGAGCACTGTACGACAATACTTCCCATTTATCTGTAGTAGTAGCCAGAGCAATGGAAGTCCCTAAATCTGTTTCTTCTTGAAGGTTAGTCTTGTTATTAGGTAGAGTCACTTTATTTACAATTAATTCCTACGTGAACTTGATTTTTTGGACTTTATTTTATTAATTTATTTCTTAATTCATATCTATACTTCTTTAGGCTTATTTAGCGTTAAGATATGATGTGTTTTATAAGAAGCAAATGTAAAATCAGCTTTATAATTGTAGTAATTGCGCTATCAATCATCCATCCTGTAGAGCATCTAATTAAGCCTGAAATACATTTCTATTATCAAGAATACTACATCTCGTTGATAAACTTTTTTCATATTTTATTTTCTCATAGAAGAAAATAAAATATTTTGGTTTTGCGGCCTCAATTTGTGAAATAATCGAAAATATATAGTAACTTTTGGATAATCAGATAAATTAATAAAAAGCTTGTATAGTAAGGGTTTTGTAGGTTCCAACTAGCAACATTAATTTGTGAATATATATTAATCAAGAATAATTATCCAAGACTATCTATATCCCTACAACTATTTAATGTGGCGGATTACTTCGGCAACTGACCAAGCTTGAGCGATCGCTCCTCTGGGTGTGTGAGGTGAATCGCCATCAAAAATCTCAGAAATAGAACCAAGACAAGCGTCAAATAAAAAATGATCTAGCAATGGTTGCCAATCAAAAGGCAGCGCTTGTTGTGGATAAAAACGTTGCCAAGCCCGAATATATGGCCCAATTAGCCAAGTCCAAACAGTGCCTTGGTGATAAGCGCGATCGCGTTGCTGTTGATTGCCCTCATATTTCCCTTTATATTCGCGATCTCCTGGATCGAGACTGCGAAGACCATAAGGTGTGAGCAAGCTAGTAGTTGCCAAATCTAATATCTGACACCCTTGCTGTTCAGAAAACCCACAATGGTGTAGCGACAGCGCCAAAACGGCATTCGGACGAATTTGAAAATTCCGGCGATCGTCCGGCTCAATAGTATCGTACAGATAACCTAGCTGAGGATTCCAGAATTTTTGCAGTGAGGTTTTCACGTGTTGTGCTTGGTTAGCATAACGCTGTGCTTGCTTAGTGAGACGCACTGGTGAGCCGTATTCCATTTGGCTCAAGCGCTCTGCCCACTGACTCAACCAACATAGAGCAGAATACCACAGCGCATTGATTTCCACTGGCTTCCCATAACGGGGTGTGACCGGGTGTGCTCCAATTACCACATCCATCCAGGTGAGAGCTACACCACGAGCATCCCAACTAACTAGCCCATCGGTAGCATCGACCTGGATATTGAAATGTGTACCACCGACAAATGCTTTATAGATTTGCTGTACTACAGGGAATTGCTCTGCCAAAAAATCCCAGTCTTGGGTAGCTTCTAGATAAAGTCCTAAAGTTTCAATCCACCACAATGCCGCATCAATACTGTTATAAATTGGTTCGCCATTGAGATCGGGAAATGCATTCGCAATCAAACCGTGGCGACAATAATGCCCAAAAGTTCGCAATACTGCTTTTGCTAGATCAAAGCGCTGTGGAACTAGTGCCAACCCCGGTAAAGCGATTAATGTATCGCGTCCCCAATCATTAAACCAGTGATAACCAGCAATGACCGTGGGGCCTGCAATTGAGGCTCGATAGACGATAAATTGATCGCTTGCTTTGAGTAGTTGTTGCCAGATTGGGAATTGGGCATAAGAGGCAGAAGTGCAAAGGGGCAGAGGGGCAGAGGGGAAAAAGTTATTGTAACTTCTCCCCTGCTCCACTGCTTCCCTGCTCCCCTGCCCCTCTGCTCCCTCTCTCCATCCAAAAATCTGTGAGAGCCTTTCTTGCTCTGCCTCCACAGCTTCTACGAAGGTTTTGAGGGTAAGAACACCTGGCACTGAGTCGGGAAAACCTACTCGTGCTTCTAAAGTCACCGTATCTCCTGGTTGAAGTGTGACTATCAAGTAACCAGGACTGTGGAGGTCTTCCTTGTCGCCTAACCCCCGTTTTGTTTCCTCAGACAATCTATAATCCCAATACCAAACTGCATCTGGTTGATAATTTCCTTGTGTCCAGCGCAAGTGCCAAGGTATGCCGAAGCGCCCAGAATTGATTGCTTGTAGACAGACTTGCTGTTGCCCTGGCAATTGTGAAAACTCTAATTCTTGACTAGCAGTCTGCTGGTGGTGAAAGTCACGTTCTGCTATCAACAGTCGCAACCGTAAAATCGCTGTTTCACTTCCCTCGTAGCGATACTGGATTAAAATTTGATGGCAAAATTGGGCATTGGGCCATTGCTTATCCCCCCTTGTCTCCTTGCCCCCTTGTCCTTTCGTCCCTTCGTCCCCAATCCCCAATCCCCAGCCCCCAGTCCCCACCAAACCATAGGGCATCACCAATTGTCTAGTTAATTGCCAGTTATTTTGACCCCAAGTCCATTTGGGAACTGGGTTAATATCAAAACGGCGTAGCTGTTCGTAACCTGTTGGCTCAATCTCACCGTTACCCCAAACATTTGTCCCCAGTGCCACAACGCTCCCTAATATTTCCAAGCTAGCTTCTAGGTGCGAAAACAGCAGAGTCCTTCCAGAAGGTGGGTTTGTCGCGGCAAATAGCCAACCATGATATGTGCGTGTGCGGACATCAGAAACTGTACCGCTAGCAAAACTTCCCAAGCCATTGGTAAGCAACCATTCTCTTGTATCTAAATCAGGCATTTGCTACTCAAAATCGTTATGAGTATGATATAGTCGTAACAGATTGTAATTAAACTGCGAGAGCGTGGATGGGTAAATTTTACTTGACCCAAATTCCAACGCTACTAAATCGATAAAGGAGAATTAGGTTAATGTCCCTTACTTACGGAACCGAAGGAAGCCTCCGCGTTGGTCAACAAGCTCCCGATTTCACAGCAACCGCTGTGGTAGATCAGGAATTTAAGACAATCAAACTTTCCGATTATCGCGGTAAGTATGTCGTCCTGTTTTTCTACCCACTAGACTTTACCTTTGTTTGTCCTACTGAAATTACAGCATTTAGCGATCGCTACGAAGAATTTAATAAAATCAATACTGAAGTCCTTGGGGCTTCCGTTGACAGTGAATTCTCGCACCTCGCTTGGATTCAAACAGATCGTAAGTCTGGTGGCGTTGGCGACCTGAATTATCCTCTAGTCTCCGACATCAAGAAAGAGATTAGCGCCGCTTACAACGTTCTTGACCCAGCAGCAGGCATTGCCTTGCGTGGTCTGTTCATCATCGATAAAGATGGTATCATACAGCACGCCACCATTAACAATCTAGCTTTTGGTCGTAGCGTTGATGAAACCCTGCGGACATTACAAGCAATTCAGTATGTTCAGTCTCACCCTGACGAAGTTTGCCCAGCTGGTTGGCAACCTGGTGACAAGACAATGAATCCTGACCCAGTGAAGTCTAAAGTCTACTTCTCTGCTGTCTAAATTTTGCTAGCGAAAAAACTCTACTCTAATCCAGCCTTTTGGAGTTGAAAGCGAAATCAATGAAAACCACAGATAAACAGAGATACGCATTAAACAATGTCAACCTCCGTCATATATCTGTGGTTTTTTTATAAAATTGTATTTAAATAATCAAGGTTAAAAATATGCTGACTTCAACTGACTTTAGTGGCTTACTAAATGAGCGATTCTTCCGCAATTTTTTACCAGTTCCAGCTAGCAATCAACTCAGATTGGGAGTGGGAACACCAGACTTTCAGCTGCCAGATATTACCAACGGAACTTTGGTAAAATTGTCTGATTATAAAGGCAAACAACCAGTATTACTCGCCTTTACTCGCATCTTTACCGAAAAGCAATATTGCCCTTTTTGTTTTCCTCACATCAAAGCTTTGAATGAAAACTACGAGCAATTCAAAAATCGCGGTATAGAAGTTTTAATGATTACTAGTACCGATGAACGGCAGAGTCAAATAGTTGTGAAGGATTTAGGCTTAAAAATGCCACTATTGAGCGATCCTAGTTGTCGAGTCTTTCGTACATATCAAGTAGGACAAGCATTGGGAGCGCCTTTGCCAGCACAATTTGTATTAGATAAAGAAGGAAAACTGCGCTACTGGCATTTATTTTCTTTTTTGGCTCACAATGCTAGTGTTGAGACATTGTTAGAACAATTCAATTGACATAAATTGAATTTGGTGCTGAGAACTAGAGATTAGGAATTGGGAACTCTTAAAATTTGAATAAGAATTCAGACCCTAATCAAATCTTAAGAATTTGACTTCGCTCGGCTTTAATACTGAGCGAAGTTGAGGCTTTAATTTCACGTCTCTACATTTTACTTGTTTTAGCGATCGCCACAAAAATCCCTTAATTCTTTTTATTTGTCATTACCCACATCTTTTTTATCTTTAGCTTCGTTGCTATTCCGCCTCGGAATAGAATTCCAAGGCTAATAGTTCAAGTTCTCTTAAATGGACTAAACAACAATTCATTTCAGGTTCGGTTAAACACTCACCCGAACATGATTCAAGTCCACTTGAGTGAACAGTAGCTCTCAAGCACAGAACTTAAGTTCTAGACAGTATGTGGTTTAGCATAATACTTTGACTGTTACAAAAATGTGGGTAATGACGAGATTTTAATTATGGGGATTCTCTTTTTGCTTGTTAAAGCCTGAATTGGTTCAAATGACTACGGGGGTTATAAGTTCGTATAGCCCGGATTTTTTCATAATATTCCCGCTCTTGTTGGCTGAGGTCTTTTGCTGGAACGATCGCCACTTTCACCAACTGATCGCCGCGTCCACCTTTGGCGAGAGGCCAACCTTTGCCACGTAAACGTAGAGATTGACCAGAACGGACTCCTGCTGGTAGTTTGACATTAACTGAACCATCGGGAGTGGGTACATCAATAGACGCTCCCAAAGTAGCTTCATCTGGTGTGATTGGCACTTCGCAT harbors:
- a CDS encoding peroxiredoxin — translated: MSLTYGTEGSLRVGQQAPDFTATAVVDQEFKTIKLSDYRGKYVVLFFYPLDFTFVCPTEITAFSDRYEEFNKINTEVLGASVDSEFSHLAWIQTDRKSGGVGDLNYPLVSDIKKEISAAYNVLDPAAGIALRGLFIIDKDGIIQHATINNLAFGRSVDETLRTLQAIQYVQSHPDEVCPAGWQPGDKTMNPDPVKSKVYFSAV
- a CDS encoding peroxiredoxin family protein, yielding MLTSTDFSGLLNERFFRNFLPVPASNQLRLGVGTPDFQLPDITNGTLVKLSDYKGKQPVLLAFTRIFTEKQYCPFCFPHIKALNENYEQFKNRGIEVLMITSTDERQSQIVVKDLGLKMPLLSDPSCRVFRTYQVGQALGAPLPAQFVLDKEGKLRYWHLFSFLAHNASVETLLEQFN
- a CDS encoding amylo-alpha-1,6-glucosidase, with the translated sequence MPDLDTREWLLTNGLGSFASGTVSDVRTRTYHGWLFAATNPPSGRTLLFSHLEASLEILGSVVALGTNVWGNGEIEPTGYEQLRRFDINPVPKWTWGQNNWQLTRQLVMPYGLVGTGGWGLGIGDEGTKGQGGKETRGDKQWPNAQFCHQILIQYRYEGSETAILRLRLLIAERDFHHQQTASQELEFSQLPGQQQVCLQAINSGRFGIPWHLRWTQGNYQPDAVWYWDYRLSEETKRGLGDKEDLHSPGYLIVTLQPGDTVTLEARVGFPDSVPGVLTLKTFVEAVEAEQERLSQIFGWREGAEGQGSREAVEQGRSYNNFFPSAPLPLCTSASYAQFPIWQQLLKASDQFIVYRASIAGPTVIAGYHWFNDWGRDTLIALPGLALVPQRFDLAKAVLRTFGHYCRHGLIANAFPDLNGEPIYNSIDAALWWIETLGLYLEATQDWDFLAEQFPVVQQIYKAFVGGTHFNIQVDATDGLVSWDARGVALTWMDVVIGAHPVTPRYGKPVEINALWYSALCWLSQWAERLSQMEYGSPVRLTKQAQRYANQAQHVKTSLQKFWNPQLGYLYDTIEPDDRRNFQIRPNAVLALSLHHCGFSEQQGCQILDLATTSLLTPYGLRSLDPGDREYKGKYEGNQQQRDRAYHQGTVWTWLIGPYIRAWQRFYPQQALPFDWQPLLDHFLFDACLGSISEIFDGDSPHTPRGAIAQAWSVAEVIRHIK